A genome region from Archaeoglobus fulgidus DSM 4304 includes the following:
- a CDS encoding Lrp/AsnC family transcriptional regulator, translating into MDEKDLKIIELLVSNARIPKTRIAKELNVTEAAVRKRIANLERREEILGYKAIINYKKVGLSASLTGVDVDPDKLWKVVEELKDLESVKSLWLTTGDHTIMAEIIAKSVQELSEIHQKIAEMEGVKRVCPSIITDIVK; encoded by the coding sequence GTGGACGAGAAGGATTTGAAAATAATCGAGCTGCTCGTAAGCAACGCGAGGATTCCGAAAACGAGGATTGCAAAGGAGCTAAACGTGACAGAGGCGGCTGTTAGAAAGAGAATAGCGAATCTGGAGAGAAGAGAGGAGATTCTGGGCTACAAGGCAATCATCAACTACAAAAAGGTTGGCCTTAGCGCCTCGCTCACAGGTGTTGATGTTGACCCAGATAAACTTTGGAAGGTTGTTGAGGAGCTCAAGGACCTTGAAAGCGTCAAGTCGCTCTGGCTCACCACTGGAGACCACACGATAATGGCGGAAATCATAGCAAAGTCGGTTCAGGAGCTTTCAGAAATTCACCAGAAAATAGCGGAGATGGAAGGGGTTAAGAGAGTCTGCCCCTCAATAATAACGGATATCGTAAAGTAG
- a CDS encoding ADP-ribosylglycohydrolase family protein, translating to MEEKFRNCILGLAVGDALGMPVEGLSIENIRQLYGEVRDFLPSPYGDLNAGEWTDDTEQMVVLAESILETVYFDPENFAERLKRWFLETNSRRIGPSSTKAISNLMRGVHWTRAGVFSDTCGAAMRVAPIGLVYHFSLNLVERYAEISARVTHTGTAAIGGAVAVAVAIACNVLDFSDEEMLEEVLRRVEAYDNLLAEKIRYANEISDRDVEYAVEKLGNSISSLDVVPMAFYSYFAGKDFEESLIKAVNAGGDADSIAAICGAIKGAKGFAIPERWLEGLKDREFLEELATKLYELHMRIVKLT from the coding sequence ATGGAGGAGAAATTCAGAAACTGCATTCTTGGCCTGGCAGTTGGTGATGCCCTCGGAATGCCCGTTGAGGGGCTCTCAATCGAAAATATAAGGCAGCTGTACGGGGAGGTAAGGGACTTCCTTCCCTCACCCTATGGCGATTTGAATGCGGGAGAATGGACGGATGATACCGAGCAAATGGTCGTTCTTGCCGAATCAATTCTCGAAACCGTTTACTTCGATCCGGAAAATTTTGCAGAGAGGCTGAAGAGGTGGTTTCTTGAAACCAACAGCAGGAGAATCGGGCCGAGCTCGACCAAAGCGATATCGAACCTGATGAGAGGTGTTCACTGGACGAGAGCGGGAGTTTTCAGCGACACGTGCGGAGCGGCGATGAGGGTTGCGCCGATAGGGCTGGTTTACCATTTCAGCCTGAACCTGGTTGAGAGGTATGCGGAGATTTCCGCAAGAGTTACACACACCGGAACTGCAGCGATAGGAGGTGCCGTTGCGGTTGCAGTGGCAATAGCTTGCAACGTTCTGGATTTCAGCGACGAGGAGATGCTCGAAGAGGTTTTGAGAAGGGTTGAGGCCTACGACAACCTTCTTGCGGAGAAAATAAGGTATGCGAACGAGATTTCCGATAGAGATGTGGAATACGCAGTCGAAAAGCTTGGAAACAGCATATCTTCCCTCGACGTCGTTCCCATGGCTTTTTACTCCTACTTTGCGGGAAAAGACTTTGAAGAGTCGCTGATAAAAGCCGTTAACGCCGGCGGAGATGCGGACTCAATTGCGGCGATATGCGGGGCGATTAAAGGGGCGAAGGGATTTGCAATTCCCGAGAGGTGGCTTGAGGGGCTGAAAGACAGAGAGTTCCTAGAGGAGCTGGCGACGAAGCTCTACGAATTGCACATGAGAATTGTTAAGCTCACTTAA
- the ligD gene encoding non-homologous end-joining DNA ligase, translating to MSWFDKKIKPMLAVRSKPFSSDDHIYEVKWDGTRCLAFVDVEGKRVRLQNRRLLDITYRYPEIKLLDAVERNAILDGEVVVIKDGKPSFPLLQKREHVDSRFKIEILSKTIPAVYIVFDVLYCDGWVVDLELMERKKILSEVLQSRGRVVVEEWIEGKGEEFYRKAVEMGLEGIVAKKKDGRYLIGKRSRLWKKIKKRNTLDCVIVGWIEGEGERAKTFGSLVLAVYEDGRLKHVGNVGTGFDSEFLNWFSERLREIEVAKPHFEIETKNVHWVKPRYVCEVEFLEFTEDGKLRAPVFLRLREDKSPDECRID from the coding sequence ATGAGCTGGTTCGATAAAAAAATCAAGCCGATGCTTGCTGTCAGGTCAAAGCCCTTCAGCAGCGACGACCACATTTACGAGGTTAAGTGGGATGGAACGAGGTGCCTCGCTTTCGTTGATGTGGAGGGAAAGAGGGTCAGGCTGCAGAACAGAAGGCTACTGGACATAACCTACCGCTACCCCGAGATTAAACTGCTGGATGCTGTCGAGAGAAACGCGATTCTCGACGGTGAGGTTGTTGTGATAAAGGACGGTAAGCCCTCCTTCCCTCTTCTGCAGAAAAGAGAGCATGTGGACAGCAGATTCAAGATTGAGATTCTCAGCAAAACCATTCCCGCAGTTTACATAGTTTTCGACGTTCTTTACTGCGACGGCTGGGTTGTGGATTTGGAGCTGATGGAGAGGAAGAAGATACTCTCCGAAGTTCTCCAAAGCAGGGGAAGGGTTGTGGTGGAGGAGTGGATTGAAGGTAAAGGGGAGGAGTTCTACAGAAAAGCGGTGGAAATGGGGCTTGAAGGGATTGTAGCAAAGAAAAAGGATGGAAGATACTTGATAGGCAAAAGGAGCAGACTCTGGAAGAAGATAAAGAAGAGGAACACACTGGACTGCGTTATAGTGGGATGGATTGAGGGAGAGGGAGAGAGGGCAAAGACCTTTGGCTCCCTCGTTCTGGCTGTTTACGAGGATGGAAGGCTTAAACATGTCGGCAACGTTGGTACCGGCTTTGATTCTGAGTTTCTGAACTGGTTCTCGGAGAGGTTGAGGGAAATAGAGGTTGCAAAGCCGCACTTCGAAATCGAGACCAAAAACGTTCACTGGGTTAAGCCGAGATACGTCTGCGAGGTGGAGTTCCTCGAGTTCACCGAAGACGGGAAGCTCAGAGCACCGGTGTTTCTGAGACTGAGAGAGGACAAAAGTCCCGATGAATGCAGGATTGATTAA
- a CDS encoding Ku protein — MRATWKGSISFGLVNIPVKVYKATTQKEIQFHLLHSADGGRIRYRKVCEKCGKEVSDGEIVKGYEISKNEYVILTDEDFEKIPLKSTKSIEIRQFFDPAELGLIYYSSFYYISPDKGGEKAYYLLKKAMEETNSMGIGKMTMRGKENLVALRPYDGGIVLAQLHYIDEVRSPLELPGWGAVAEITEEELELAKKLILAMKKPLKLEEFRDEYKEALMQLIEAKLSGREIVVSEGVEEVKSLIDALKASLEAVK, encoded by the coding sequence ATGAGGGCGACATGGAAGGGTAGCATATCCTTTGGCCTCGTGAACATACCGGTGAAGGTTTACAAAGCAACAACGCAGAAGGAGATTCAATTTCACCTCCTTCATTCTGCTGATGGGGGCAGGATCAGATACAGAAAAGTCTGCGAGAAGTGCGGAAAGGAGGTTTCAGACGGAGAAATCGTCAAAGGATACGAAATATCGAAAAATGAGTATGTGATTCTAACCGACGAAGACTTTGAGAAGATTCCCCTAAAATCGACGAAAAGCATAGAGATAAGGCAGTTTTTCGACCCTGCAGAGCTTGGACTGATTTACTACAGCAGCTTTTACTACATATCACCAGACAAGGGAGGAGAAAAGGCCTACTACCTGCTGAAGAAAGCTATGGAGGAGACAAACAGCATGGGGATAGGAAAGATGACCATGCGCGGAAAGGAGAACCTCGTGGCTCTAAGACCCTACGACGGTGGGATAGTTCTGGCTCAGCTGCACTACATCGACGAGGTCCGCAGCCCTCTGGAGCTTCCCGGCTGGGGCGCTGTGGCGGAAATCACCGAAGAGGAGCTTGAACTCGCCAAAAAGCTCATCCTTGCCATGAAGAAACCGCTGAAGCTGGAGGAGTTCAGAGACGAGTACAAGGAGGCGCTGATGCAGCTGATTGAGGCGAAGCTCTCCGGCAGAGAGATTGTTGTCAGCGAGGGAGTTGAAGAGGTTAAATCGCTGATTGATGCGTTGAAAGCCAGTCTTGAGGCAGTCAAATGA